From Deltaproteobacteria bacterium, the proteins below share one genomic window:
- a CDS encoding DUF2914 domain-containing protein → MNQVSQSDRLKKFVSENETKLEVGFFVGGFLLDIFLLSTPDDFFGILQQLFYMTVVASLLHFEILYRLRKYKPGRRMRKFWQYRSLLLHFSLGGLLNVYSLFYIKSASLMSSFLFLIFMLALVLANELPFVKKANVSSKVAMYAICLFSFFSILLPIALGFVGWIPFLLAVGFTGLAFYLHVRLLERSFTDRRILHKAMLYPSGAILTVFTLFYVLGWIPPVPLSVVEQGVYHSIEKKSGQYFLSFEKPWWKFWQTSDSPFRAQAGDRLHFYAQIYSPTRISDSVVIHWLMKNQKGNWISSDKVPMSIQGGREMGFRGFSYKSNYTPGEWQIRVETSGGIEISRHYVEVEVVSDGNAEPRDFVQVVR, encoded by the coding sequence ATGAACCAGGTATCGCAATCGGATCGACTTAAAAAGTTTGTCTCAGAAAATGAAACGAAGCTCGAAGTTGGGTTTTTTGTCGGTGGCTTCCTTTTAGATATTTTTCTCTTGTCGACGCCGGACGATTTCTTTGGAATTCTGCAGCAGCTTTTTTACATGACCGTCGTTGCCTCACTTTTGCATTTTGAAATTCTCTATCGGCTGCGAAAATACAAGCCAGGTCGCCGAATGCGAAAGTTTTGGCAGTATCGCAGTCTTTTGCTGCATTTTTCACTTGGGGGACTTTTAAACGTCTATTCTCTATTCTACATAAAAAGCGCCTCTCTGATGAGCAGCTTTTTGTTTTTGATCTTCATGCTGGCACTCGTCTTGGCGAATGAATTGCCATTCGTGAAAAAAGCGAATGTATCTTCTAAAGTGGCGATGTACGCGATCTGTCTTTTTTCGTTTTTCTCGATTCTGCTGCCCATCGCTTTAGGATTCGTGGGCTGGATTCCGTTTCTATTGGCCGTCGGTTTTACAGGGTTGGCGTTTTACCTTCACGTACGATTGCTCGAAAGATCGTTTACTGATCGGCGAATTCTTCACAAAGCCATGCTCTATCCAAGCGGCGCGATCTTGACGGTTTTCACTTTGTTCTATGTGCTTGGCTGGATTCCGCCTGTTCCCTTAAGCGTGGTCGAACAAGGCGTTTATCATTCTATCGAAAAAAAGTCGGGTCAGTATTTCTTGAGTTTTGAAAAGCCCTGGTGGAAATTTTGGCAAACCTCCGATAGCCCGTTTCGTGCGCAGGCCGGCGATCGACTTCATTTTTATGCGCAAATTTATTCTCCCACTAGAATTTCCGATTCTGTGGTCATCCACTGGTTAATGAAAAACCAAAAAGGGAACTGGATCTCAAGCGACAAAGTCCCGATGAGCATTCAAGGCGGAAGAGAGATGGGATTTAGAGGGTTTTCCTATAAGTCCAACTATACACCTGGCGAATGGCAGATCCGGGTCGAAACTTCAGGTGGCATCGAGATTTCACGCCACTATGTCGAAGTAGAAGTCGTATCAGACGGTAACGCAGAACCTCGTGATTTTGTTCAGGTGGTTCGCTGA
- a CDS encoding M28 family peptidase has protein sequence MKNTAKTFTGTLFFSIALVGLAANASTKANFKANASERPADSPARYVLTDAALAKELRADPILTHEATGTVLLKLTEKEREELAHHAHENGRCGGHELLGELSNKSTLQMAKSHALTVFGEFDRQAKRDEEFKLRSMVEIGVPNQPALKDVEIEKAVLEVSETNLKTTVDFLSKFTSRNHKNGDGQTAVLAFKAEIERVLKDSVVPFKLDLIPHSNTPMNSLRLTIPGALNPNEVIVAGGHIDSIAQSFFGGGKKAPGADDNASGSANLLEAARILLKGRQPAKTIEIYWYAGEEGGLLGSAEIAADAKAKAKNVIGVLQLDMTLHPGDGEFKLGSMTDFTSLSMREHLAKINSTYIGATIIEDKCGYGCSDHASWYKNGFPTLMPFEATKKRMNGNIHSERDVVNAQSSFRHSAMFTKIAVAFLMSL, from the coding sequence ATGAAAAATACAGCGAAGACTTTTACCGGCACACTTTTCTTCTCGATCGCACTCGTGGGTCTAGCGGCCAACGCCAGCACCAAAGCCAACTTTAAAGCTAACGCGTCCGAAAGACCTGCGGACTCACCGGCGCGCTATGTCCTTACGGACGCGGCACTTGCAAAAGAACTTCGCGCGGATCCAATTCTCACACATGAAGCGACTGGGACTGTACTCCTGAAGCTGACGGAAAAAGAACGTGAAGAGCTTGCTCACCACGCCCACGAAAATGGTCGATGCGGAGGGCATGAACTTTTAGGAGAATTGAGCAACAAGTCCACTTTGCAAATGGCTAAGTCCCACGCATTGACTGTTTTTGGGGAGTTTGATCGTCAAGCAAAACGCGACGAAGAATTTAAACTTCGCTCAATGGTGGAAATAGGAGTTCCGAACCAACCTGCCCTCAAAGATGTTGAAATCGAAAAAGCAGTTCTTGAAGTTTCAGAAACCAATCTGAAAACAACTGTCGACTTCCTTTCAAAATTCACCTCCCGGAACCATAAAAACGGTGACGGACAAACAGCAGTACTTGCATTCAAAGCTGAGATCGAGCGAGTTCTTAAGGATTCCGTAGTACCTTTTAAACTTGATCTGATTCCTCATAGCAATACTCCGATGAATAGCTTGAGACTTACAATCCCAGGTGCACTTAATCCAAACGAAGTTATAGTAGCGGGCGGACACATCGATTCAATTGCGCAATCATTTTTCGGAGGCGGAAAGAAAGCTCCGGGAGCCGATGACAATGCATCGGGATCTGCAAACCTATTGGAAGCAGCGCGAATACTGCTAAAGGGACGGCAGCCAGCCAAAACAATCGAGATCTACTGGTACGCCGGGGAAGAAGGCGGGCTTTTGGGCTCGGCTGAAATCGCAGCTGATGCAAAAGCAAAAGCAAAGAATGTGATCGGAGTCCTGCAACTTGATATGACGCTCCACCCTGGTGATGGTGAATTTAAGCTTGGCAGCATGACGGACTTCACTTCACTTTCAATGCGCGAACACCTAGCGAAAATCAATTCGACTTACATTGGCGCTACTATCATTGAGGACAAGTGTGGTTACGGCTGCTCGGACCATGCCAGCTGGTATAAAAACGGTTTTCCTACTTTGATGCCCTTCGAAGCGACAAAAAAACGAATGAATGGAAATATCCACAGCGAACGCGACGTTGTTAATGCGCAATCAAGTTTTCGACATTCTGCGATGTTCACTAAAATCGCTGTCGCTTTTCTAATGAGCCTGTAG